From Humisphaera borealis, the proteins below share one genomic window:
- a CDS encoding efflux RND transporter permease subunit, translating into MQKLAEICIKRPVFASMLILALVVVGATAYYKLGVDRLPSIDLPTVYVRTTLPGAGPEEVETQVSEIIEEAVNTVEGIEELRSISSTGSSVVIIRFDLSRDIDVAAQDVRDRVAAVLRRLPNDVDPPTVAKSDADSDPSITIAVSSDRALRELTEFAETTVKEQLERSIGVGEVRVVGGARRTVNVWLDADKLVSYQLPVTAVRDAIARQNADVPGGQVTGKSRELTLRTMGRLSTAEEFNDIAIETRNGQPIRVRDIGRAEDGSAEQRSASRLNGKPTVTLEVRRQSGANTVRVIEGVKAKLAEIQPQLPQDVRLEVLQDQSRYIYNALHEINVHLVLGSILACLVVLAFMRSWRSTIIAGVAIPTSVVATFGMMWALNFTLNSVTMLALVLMVGIVIDDAIVVLENIFRFVEEKKMNSFEAARAATAEIGLAVLATTLSLVVIFIPVSFMSSVSGRFLYQFGITAAVAVMVSLLVSFTLTPMMSARLLRGEAKKHAKRSGGTVADANAAPNGESSNGNGHAGNGHADATVVDPQALSAADAHTSRSRGGFYGYIDRSYTWMLEFAMRHRIAVTVVAILVILSSVPLYQAVRLEYTPGNVDEGEFAVSVTGPQSTSWAATNAAIQAIEEEVRQVRGVQLVLGSSGGGFTGGVNTGNIYVRMVPHEQRVWSITRMLKGFLHGDFTGSFKDNYSQRDVIADVRKRVAKFKDVRVAVRAYSPFNTGGGRYEIDFVFKGPELQELARYTDLLRQQSDKLGIVDADTTLKLDAPELRVKIDRAKAADLGIDAADIGTALRLMVGGETEVSRYRDPKAGEDYLVQLRLTEADRSDPTMLDQLYLPRRAAGTGGAPAVGSPGQSGSSNPARLVRLSNIASLSEEITAGRIDRTDRARSANLRASVGPGYALGDRLAAIQEAADELRQPPVNMSAAYTTTIAGRGAELQTTFTEFLIAFSLSIVFMYMILASQFESVLHPFTILLSLPLSVPFALFSLWATGGTLNLYSALGILVLFGVVKKNSILQIDHMNQLRERGVERHTAIIQANRDRLRPILMTTLALVAGMLPLALGTGPGAEERQAVAVVVIGGQTLSLLLTLLVTPVAYSLFDDFGSWVRRRRRSTEVDDLAPAIEGGTRIPA; encoded by the coding sequence GCGGTGCTTCGGCGGCTTCCCAACGACGTTGACCCGCCCACCGTCGCCAAGAGCGACGCCGACTCCGACCCTTCGATCACCATCGCCGTCTCGTCCGACCGGGCCCTGCGGGAACTGACCGAGTTCGCCGAGACCACCGTCAAGGAGCAGCTCGAACGGTCGATCGGCGTCGGCGAGGTGCGGGTGGTCGGCGGCGCCCGGCGGACGGTCAACGTCTGGCTCGACGCCGACAAGCTCGTCTCCTACCAGCTGCCGGTGACGGCCGTCCGCGACGCGATCGCCCGGCAGAACGCCGACGTGCCCGGCGGACAGGTCACCGGCAAGAGCCGCGAACTGACCCTCCGCACCATGGGCCGGCTCAGCACCGCCGAAGAGTTCAACGACATCGCCATCGAAACCCGCAACGGCCAGCCCATTCGCGTGCGTGACATCGGCAGGGCCGAAGACGGCTCGGCGGAGCAGCGGTCGGCGAGCAGGCTCAACGGCAAACCCACCGTCACCCTCGAAGTCCGCCGCCAGAGCGGCGCCAACACCGTACGAGTCATCGAAGGCGTCAAGGCGAAGCTCGCCGAGATTCAGCCGCAGTTGCCGCAGGACGTGAGGCTCGAAGTTCTTCAGGACCAGAGCCGCTACATCTACAACGCGCTGCACGAAATCAACGTGCACCTGGTGCTCGGCAGCATCCTGGCGTGCCTGGTGGTGCTGGCGTTCATGCGGTCCTGGCGGAGCACGATCATCGCCGGCGTCGCGATCCCGACCAGCGTGGTCGCGACCTTCGGCATGATGTGGGCGCTGAATTTCACGCTGAACAGCGTGACCATGCTGGCGCTGGTGCTGATGGTGGGCATCGTCATCGATGACGCGATCGTAGTCTTGGAAAACATCTTCCGCTTCGTCGAAGAAAAGAAGATGAACTCCTTCGAGGCCGCCCGCGCCGCCACCGCCGAAATCGGCCTGGCCGTGCTGGCGACCACGCTGAGCCTGGTGGTCATCTTCATCCCCGTGTCGTTCATGAGCAGCGTGTCCGGACGGTTCCTCTACCAGTTCGGCATCACCGCTGCCGTCGCGGTCATGGTGAGCCTGCTGGTCAGCTTCACGCTCACGCCGATGATGAGCGCCCGGCTGCTCCGCGGCGAGGCGAAGAAGCACGCGAAACGGTCGGGAGGAACGGTCGCGGACGCGAACGCAGCCCCCAACGGAGAGTCGTCCAACGGCAACGGTCACGCCGGTAATGGTCACGCAGACGCCACGGTCGTCGATCCCCAAGCTCTCTCTGCCGCCGATGCGCACACGTCCCGCAGTCGCGGCGGTTTCTACGGCTACATCGACCGCTCCTACACCTGGATGCTCGAGTTCGCGATGCGTCACCGCATCGCGGTCACCGTTGTCGCGATCCTGGTCATTCTCTCGTCGGTCCCGCTCTACCAGGCCGTCCGGCTCGAATACACGCCGGGCAATGTGGATGAAGGGGAATTTGCCGTCTCCGTGACCGGCCCCCAGAGCACCAGCTGGGCCGCCACCAACGCGGCGATCCAGGCGATCGAAGAAGAGGTGCGGCAGGTGCGTGGCGTGCAGCTGGTGCTGGGGTCGTCGGGCGGCGGCTTCACGGGGGGCGTCAATACCGGCAACATCTACGTCCGCATGGTCCCCCACGAGCAGCGCGTCTGGTCCATCACACGCATGCTCAAAGGGTTTCTCCACGGCGATTTCACCGGCAGCTTCAAGGACAACTACTCGCAGCGCGACGTGATCGCCGACGTCCGCAAGCGCGTCGCCAAATTCAAGGACGTGCGCGTCGCCGTGCGGGCCTACAGCCCGTTCAACACCGGCGGCGGGCGGTACGAGATCGACTTCGTGTTCAAAGGCCCCGAGTTACAGGAACTCGCCCGCTACACCGACCTGCTCCGCCAGCAATCAGACAAACTGGGGATTGTCGATGCCGACACCACGCTCAAGCTCGATGCTCCCGAACTTCGCGTCAAGATCGACCGCGCCAAGGCCGCCGACCTCGGCATCGACGCGGCCGATATCGGTACGGCGCTGCGGCTGATGGTGGGCGGCGAGACGGAAGTCTCCCGCTACCGCGACCCCAAGGCCGGCGAAGACTACCTCGTGCAGCTTCGACTCACCGAAGCCGACCGCAGCGACCCGACGATGCTCGACCAGCTCTACCTGCCCCGCCGCGCGGCCGGTACCGGCGGCGCGCCGGCGGTGGGGTCGCCCGGACAATCCGGTTCGTCCAACCCCGCGCGGCTCGTCCGGCTGAGCAACATCGCTTCGCTTTCCGAAGAGATCACCGCCGGCCGAATCGATCGCACCGACCGCGCGCGGTCGGCGAATCTTCGCGCCTCTGTCGGGCCCGGATACGCACTGGGCGACCGGCTGGCAGCGATCCAGGAAGCCGCCGACGAACTGCGGCAGCCGCCGGTGAATATGTCCGCCGCCTACACGACAACCATCGCCGGGCGGGGCGCTGAGTTACAGACGACCTTCACCGAGTTCCTGATCGCGTTCAGCCTGTCGATCGTGTTCATGTACATGATCCTGGCGAGCCAGTTCGAGAGTGTGCTGCACCCGTTCACCATTCTGCTGTCGTTGCCGCTGAGCGTGCCTTTCGCCCTGTTCAGCCTCTGGGCGACCGGCGGCACGCTGAACCTGTATTCGGCGCTGGGCATCCTGGTGCTGTTCGGCGTGGTGAAGAAGAACTCGATCCTGCAGATCGATCACATGAACCAGCTCCGCGAACGCGGCGTCGAGCGCCATACCGCGATCATCCAGGCCAACCGCGACCGTCTGCGGCCGATCCTGATGACCACGCTGGCGCTGGTCGCCGGCATGCTGCCCCTGGCCCTCGGCACCGGCCCCGGCGCCGAAGAACGCCAGGCGGTGGCGGTGGTGGTCATCGGCGGGCAGACGCTGTCGCTGCTGCTGACACTGCTCGTCACGCCGGTCGCTTACAGCTTGTTTGACGATTTCGGAAGCTGGGTCCGGCGGCGGAGAAGATCAACAGAAGTGGACGATCTCGCCCCGGCGATTGAAGGTGGGACGAGAATACCGGCGTGA
- a CDS encoding glycoside hydrolase family 113, with product MWKAVITTAVVLYAAVMGCVLMPGGTNRPAPTADPVDAAPPLRAKLTGLPLRGIATSMVHPENLPAYFKVVDEVVATGADTIEIVVAGRQENGSSTQIFVDQRYTASKEQLLELFAYAKKKNLRVMLMPIVLLTNPRGNEWRGTIKPDLWADWFDNYRAFIGHYADVAAAGKVDVLVVGSELVSTEVHAAEWKKTISMVREKFPAGMLTYSSNWDHYANIPFWEQLDFIAMNSYWALGKDNQVTVPEIMVKWKEIQKELINFSNKKGKPIVFSEVGWCSISNAADEPWDYTKTSLQPDWELQRKLYEAFFRSWYGNPNLGGFMIWEWHPYPVTEVDKTYIPKGKPAYNILKEWMSKGPWDVK from the coding sequence ATGTGGAAAGCTGTCATCACAACCGCCGTCGTCCTGTATGCGGCGGTGATGGGTTGCGTGCTGATGCCCGGCGGCACGAACCGCCCGGCGCCGACCGCCGACCCCGTGGATGCCGCGCCCCCGCTCCGCGCCAAGCTCACCGGCCTGCCGCTGCGTGGCATCGCCACGTCGATGGTTCATCCGGAGAACCTGCCGGCGTATTTCAAGGTGGTCGATGAGGTCGTTGCCACCGGGGCCGACACGATCGAGATTGTCGTCGCCGGCCGGCAGGAGAACGGCAGCAGCACGCAGATTTTCGTCGACCAGCGTTACACCGCCAGCAAGGAACAGCTCCTGGAGCTTTTCGCATACGCCAAGAAGAAGAACCTTCGGGTCATGCTGATGCCGATCGTGCTGCTGACCAACCCGCGCGGCAACGAATGGCGTGGCACGATCAAGCCCGATCTCTGGGCCGACTGGTTCGACAACTACCGCGCGTTCATCGGCCATTACGCCGACGTCGCCGCCGCCGGCAAGGTGGATGTGCTGGTCGTCGGATCGGAGCTGGTCAGTACCGAGGTGCACGCCGCCGAGTGGAAGAAGACCATCAGCATGGTCCGCGAGAAGTTCCCGGCCGGCATGCTGACCTATTCCTCCAACTGGGACCACTACGCCAACATCCCCTTCTGGGAGCAGCTCGATTTCATCGCCATGAACAGCTACTGGGCCCTGGGCAAGGACAACCAGGTGACGGTGCCCGAGATCATGGTGAAGTGGAAGGAAATCCAGAAGGAACTGATCAACTTCAGCAACAAGAAGGGCAAGCCGATCGTGTTCAGCGAGGTCGGCTGGTGCAGCATCAGCAACGCCGCCGACGAACCCTGGGACTACACCAAGACCAGCCTTCAGCCCGACTGGGAACTGCAGCGCAAGCTCTACGAAGCGTTCTTCAGAAGCTGGTACGGCAATCCGAATCTCGGCGGCTTCATGATCTGGGAATGGCACCCCTACCCGGTGACCGAAGTCGATAAAACCTACATCCCCAAGGGCAAGCCGGCCTACAACATCCTCAAAGAGTGGATGAGCAAAGGGCCGTGGGATGTGAAATGA
- the aspS gene encoding aspartate--tRNA ligase — MDYIATRYRSHTCGQLRASDIGQTVKLAGWVHNYRDHGNLVLIDLRDRDGLTQVVFDIDECGPAFHEEARKLRSEWVISVEGTVGDRGVDDKGKSRENPKLATGKVELRVKSLAVLSQSPTPPFLPDEHETVHEERRLQYRFLDLRRAEMQETLRVRYRVTKIMRDYLGDLGFWEIETPFLTRSTPEGARDFIVPSRNQVGSFYALPQSPQLFKQLLMVGGCDKYMQIVRCFRDEDPRADRQAEFTQLDVEMSFIDREDIIKVMEGLVRKIWKDILGKEVPNPIPHIDYDEAMTKYGSDRPDLRYGMQLHDITDLAHTTEFAVFKNAPMVKCIVVPGGAKMTRKETDALAEWSKGYGGKGVAVTKVINLQQAVTDKIIPTVAEAEKTGVFAAGSDSHLYTGVAKFVASIAEEVVSRIGAKHGDLLCFVADKPKVVYKVLGELRLKMAKDMKMPASTEFAWCWVVNFPALEYSEEDGRFVATHHPFTAPLDEDVAKMTSTDRATIEGIKAKAYDLVVNGSEVGGGSIRIHRMDVQQALFSLLGIDAEAQKAKFGFLLDALQFGAPPHGGIALGLDRLVMILRNIHNIRDVIAFPKTQSGADLMCGAPAAIDDRQLRDAHIRVVLPPATAPATPKA; from the coding sequence ATGGACTACATCGCCACCCGCTATCGTTCCCACACCTGCGGACAGCTCCGCGCTTCTGACATCGGCCAGACCGTGAAACTGGCCGGCTGGGTTCACAATTACCGCGATCACGGCAACCTGGTGCTGATCGACCTGCGCGACCGCGACGGCCTAACCCAAGTCGTGTTCGACATCGACGAGTGCGGACCAGCGTTCCACGAGGAGGCACGCAAGCTTCGCAGCGAATGGGTCATCAGCGTCGAAGGGACCGTCGGCGACCGTGGCGTGGACGACAAGGGAAAGAGCCGTGAGAACCCCAAGCTCGCAACCGGCAAGGTTGAACTGCGCGTCAAGTCGCTGGCCGTCCTCAGCCAGTCGCCGACGCCGCCGTTCCTGCCCGACGAGCACGAGACCGTCCACGAAGAACGCCGGCTGCAGTACCGCTTCCTCGACCTTCGCCGGGCGGAGATGCAGGAGACCCTGCGCGTCCGCTACCGCGTGACAAAGATCATGCGCGATTACCTCGGCGATCTGGGGTTCTGGGAAATCGAAACGCCGTTCCTGACGCGCAGCACACCGGAAGGCGCTCGCGATTTCATCGTGCCGTCGCGGAACCAGGTCGGCAGCTTCTACGCGCTGCCGCAGTCGCCGCAGCTCTTCAAGCAGTTGTTGATGGTCGGCGGGTGCGACAAGTACATGCAGATCGTCCGGTGTTTCCGCGACGAAGACCCCCGCGCCGACCGTCAGGCCGAGTTCACCCAGCTCGACGTGGAGATGTCGTTCATCGACCGCGAAGACATCATCAAGGTGATGGAAGGCTTGGTCCGCAAGATCTGGAAGGACATCCTCGGCAAGGAAGTCCCCAACCCCATCCCGCACATCGACTACGACGAGGCGATGACCAAGTACGGCTCCGACCGCCCCGACCTGCGGTACGGCATGCAACTGCATGACATCACCGACCTGGCCCACACCACCGAGTTTGCGGTCTTCAAGAACGCCCCGATGGTCAAGTGCATCGTCGTGCCCGGCGGCGCGAAGATGACCCGCAAGGAGACCGATGCCCTGGCCGAGTGGAGCAAGGGCTACGGCGGCAAGGGCGTCGCGGTCACCAAGGTGATCAACCTGCAGCAGGCGGTAACCGACAAGATCATCCCCACCGTCGCCGAGGCCGAGAAGACAGGTGTTTTTGCCGCCGGTAGCGACTCGCACCTCTACACCGGCGTCGCCAAGTTCGTCGCGTCGATCGCCGAGGAGGTTGTCAGCCGTATTGGCGCCAAGCACGGCGACCTGCTCTGTTTCGTCGCCGACAAACCGAAGGTGGTCTACAAGGTGCTCGGCGAGCTTCGGCTGAAGATGGCCAAGGACATGAAGATGCCCGCCAGCACCGAGTTCGCCTGGTGCTGGGTCGTCAACTTCCCGGCGCTGGAATACAGCGAGGAAGACGGCCGCTTCGTCGCGACGCATCACCCGTTCACGGCCCCGCTCGACGAGGACGTTGCGAAGATGACGAGCACCGACCGCGCCACGATCGAAGGCATCAAGGCCAAGGCGTATGACCTGGTCGTCAACGGCTCGGAAGTGGGCGGCGGATCGATCCGTATCCACCGGATGGACGTGCAGCAGGCGCTGTTCTCGCTGCTGGGCATCGACGCCGAGGCCCAGAAAGCAAAGTTCGGCTTCCTGCTCGATGCGCTGCAGTTCGGAGCCCCGCCGCACGGCGGTATCGCGCTGGGCCTGGACCGGCTGGTGATGATCCTGCGGAACATCCACAACATCCGCGACGTCATCGCATTCCCCAAGACCCAGAGCGGCGCAGACCTGATGTGCGGCGCACCGGCGGCGATCGACGACCGGCAGTTGCGCGACGCCCACATCCGCGTCGTACTTCCGCCGGCAACGGCTCCGGCCACGCCAAAGGCGTAA
- a CDS encoding Gfo/Idh/MocA family protein, whose translation MSTLRIGVIGAGGIAAKMHFPELADLRDRAKVTLISGRNEKRLAIIKDRFDIPRHTTRYEDVIADDSIDAVIVATPHPQHVKWGIAALEAGKHVYMQKPLSGEMAEADAFVAACDRHPDRIVYCLPHFDDTVLSVRAALRRGDLGKPTGMRARTSHGGPEVYYREVATFFGEPESTDLWFFDEKKAGVGALFDMGVYATSYTIAILGTIKRVTAVTATIDKPTTLEDTATLILQAENGALATAETSWCDPGRTWAFSVHGSKAKVTFGANDPAKLHTPTALDRDNAPIDITDLPMRVQVGNSHRHWLDCIATGVQPPVSNARTARHVTEVLLAGLKSGKEGKPVDVRSTMEG comes from the coding sequence ATGTCTACCCTGCGCATAGGCGTCATCGGGGCCGGCGGGATCGCGGCCAAAATGCACTTCCCGGAACTGGCCGACCTCCGCGACCGCGCGAAGGTCACGCTCATTTCCGGTCGCAACGAGAAACGCCTGGCGATCATCAAGGATCGCTTTGACATCCCCCGACATACGACCCGCTACGAAGACGTGATCGCCGACGACAGCATCGACGCCGTCATCGTCGCCACGCCACACCCGCAGCACGTGAAGTGGGGCATCGCGGCGCTGGAAGCGGGCAAGCACGTTTACATGCAGAAGCCGCTGTCCGGCGAGATGGCCGAGGCCGATGCCTTCGTCGCCGCGTGCGACCGACACCCCGATCGCATCGTCTACTGCCTGCCGCACTTCGACGACACGGTGTTGTCGGTTCGGGCGGCGCTCCGCCGTGGCGATCTGGGCAAGCCGACGGGCATGCGGGCCCGCACCAGCCATGGCGGCCCGGAAGTGTATTACCGCGAAGTCGCCACGTTCTTCGGCGAGCCCGAATCGACCGACCTCTGGTTCTTCGACGAGAAAAAGGCCGGCGTGGGCGCGCTGTTCGACATGGGCGTCTACGCGACGAGCTACACGATCGCGATCCTGGGCACGATCAAACGCGTGACGGCCGTCACCGCGACGATCGACAAGCCGACCACGCTGGAAGACACCGCCACGCTCATTCTGCAGGCCGAGAATGGCGCCCTGGCGACGGCCGAGACAAGCTGGTGCGATCCCGGCCGAACCTGGGCGTTCAGCGTTCATGGGAGCAAGGCAAAGGTGACTTTCGGCGCGAACGACCCGGCCAAGCTCCACACGCCGACGGCCCTGGATCGCGATAACGCCCCGATCGACATCACCGATCTGCCGATGCGGGTGCAGGTCGGCAATTCCCACCGCCACTGGCTCGACTGCATCGCAACCGGCGTTCAGCCGCCGGTATCCAACGCCCGGACGGCAAGACACGTCACCGAGGTGTTGCTGGCGGGCCTGAAGTCCGGCAAGGAAGGCAAGCCGGTGGACGTGCGGTCGACGATGGAGGGGTAG
- a CDS encoding peptide chain release factor 1: MNDVSAEPTTLLRKLRETADRYEQIVDTLNDPATFSNSQKLVALTREKGSLEGVVGRYRDYLKVRDEVASLKEMSAGGDAEMAELAAAELPDAQAKVSQMLEALKDEFVAAEDKAVDSFFLEIRAGTGGDEAALFAGDLFEMYRKYSEQHRWRFDVSDFSTSERGGFKEVVVNIKGNGAYRHLRFEAGGHRVQRVPETETAGRIHTSLATVAVLPELPDVKIDINPKDVEEGGCRGGGPGGQNVNKVETGWRLLHKPSGLQFKMTEHKSQGQNKERAWALLRATLYEMERSKQHQHLTASRKAMMGSGDRSQRIRTYNFPQNRCTDHRLGGEGAGEKNFNLTAVVAGDMDPVIMALWELDKQQRLEEL, from the coding sequence ATGAATGACGTCTCCGCCGAGCCCACGACCCTCTTGCGCAAGCTGCGTGAAACCGCCGACCGCTACGAGCAGATCGTCGACACCCTGAACGACCCCGCCACCTTCTCCAATTCGCAGAAGCTGGTCGCGCTCACGCGCGAGAAGGGAAGCCTGGAAGGCGTCGTCGGGCGGTATCGCGATTACCTGAAAGTGCGCGACGAAGTCGCCAGCCTGAAAGAGATGTCCGCCGGCGGTGACGCCGAGATGGCCGAGCTCGCCGCCGCCGAACTGCCCGATGCCCAGGCGAAAGTCAGCCAGATGCTCGAAGCCCTCAAGGACGAGTTCGTCGCCGCTGAAGACAAGGCGGTCGATTCGTTCTTCCTGGAAATCCGGGCCGGCACCGGCGGCGACGAAGCGGCACTCTTCGCCGGCGACCTCTTCGAGATGTATCGCAAGTATTCCGAGCAGCACCGCTGGCGGTTTGACGTGTCGGACTTCTCGACCTCCGAGCGCGGCGGGTTCAAGGAAGTGGTCGTCAACATCAAGGGCAACGGCGCTTACCGCCATCTTCGTTTCGAGGCCGGCGGGCACCGCGTGCAGCGCGTCCCCGAAACCGAAACCGCCGGGCGGATCCACACCAGCCTCGCCACCGTCGCCGTCCTGCCGGAACTGCCGGATGTGAAGATCGACATCAACCCGAAGGACGTCGAAGAAGGCGGCTGTCGCGGCGGCGGGCCCGGCGGGCAGAACGTGAACAAGGTCGAAACCGGCTGGCGGCTGCTCCACAAGCCCAGCGGCCTGCAGTTCAAGATGACCGAGCACAAGAGCCAGGGGCAGAATAAGGAACGTGCCTGGGCCCTGCTCCGCGCCACGCTGTATGAAATGGAACGCAGCAAGCAGCACCAGCACCTCACCGCCAGCCGAAAGGCGATGATGGGTTCCGGCGACCGGAGCCAGCGCATCCGCACGTACAATTTCCCCCAGAACCGCTGCACCGATCACCGCCTCGGCGGCGAAGGCGCGGGCGAGAAGAACTTCAACCTGACGGCGGTCGTCGCCGGCGACATGGACCCGGTCATCATGGCGCTGTGGGAACTGGACAAGCAGCAGCGGTTGGAGGAGCTGTGA